DNA from Rubripirellula lacrimiformis:
AGCTTGCGCTCGGCTAGGCGGTGGTGGAACGATCGACATGAGGGCGTTTTCCAGGCACTGGCAATCAAATCTCTGGTTTCAGCAACCCATCGAGTATAGGCCAAAGTTTGCGATCCCACGCGGGCCCCTGGTCCCCCCAAAACAAACTGGGGTTCCGACCGAGTGGTTGACCGTCGAATTGCGGCGGAATCACGCCCCCAGCTATCAAATCGATTCAGAATCGTGGAAGGATCCTCAATCGTCGCTAATATCGGGATAAGCGAACTTCTCGGCCGCTTCGGCTGGGATCTCCCAGCGGTTTTCAGCAAAGTCCGCAGCGGGATTCCTAACGCCACTGCCAGGGTTGCTACACTGGCATCATTGTTTTCACACGAACACTCTTTTTCTCCTACCTTTTCTGCCGCCCATGAGATACGCATTCCGTCTCGCAGAACTCCTCGGTCATACCCCGGATCGACGTAAGCGACCGGGGACCATCAAGTCCATCGTCGAGCACACGGGACTGGATCGCCACCAGGTCGCGTCGTTGCTAAAGAACGAAGCGAAATACATCCCGTTGGATGCATTGTCGCGGATTTGCGATTACCTGATCGACCACGGATATGCTCCCGCCGACCAATTGCCGGGTGCCCTGTTCGCGGTCAACGCCGAGAATTTCTGGGAATTGCTAGCCCGCCGCGGTGAGATCGAAATTGTGTTGGGAGTTCGCGAGAATTCCGACACCTCGTCTCCCGACAACGCGACCGTCGTGGCCAGCGACGCGGTCCTGTTCGGCGAATTGCTCAACGGCGTGTCGACTCTTGGCGGAGCAGCCAAGCACCACGGAACCACCGACGGCGAAGAAAATTCGGTCCAATCGGTTCCCATGCCCGACCGTTTGCAACAAACCTTGGTTTGGAGCCCCGGCCAGGTATCGTTGGAAGATGCCCGCACCCGAGCCACCGAAGTCTTCGAAGGATTCGTCGAAGCCCAGGGCGATCGCGGCATGGTTTGTATCGGCAGTGTCAAAAGCAATCCAGTCGTCGAACTGCTGTTTGCCGATGCCTTCGGATGCACGCCATTCGTCACCGAAGATGACGTCGACGACGTGTCCGCTCGATCCTGCCCGTTCTTCTTGCGATACCGCGACACGGACCCGAAACCGGGCGGTGCATCGGCCGGCCTGCGATTGAGCAAGAACGAAGACGCTCCCGAACCCGGCTTCTA
Protein-coding regions in this window:
- a CDS encoding helix-turn-helix domain-containing protein gives rise to the protein MRYAFRLAELLGHTPDRRKRPGTIKSIVEHTGLDRHQVASLLKNEAKYIPLDALSRICDYLIDHGYAPADQLPGALFAVNAENFWELLARRGEIEIVLGVRENSDTSSPDNATVVASDAVLFGELLNGVSTLGGAAKHHGTTDGEENSVQSVPMPDRLQQTLVWSPGQVSLEDARTRATEVFEGFVEAQGDRGMVCIGSVKSNPVVELLFADAFGCTPFVTEDDVDDVSARSCPFFLRYRDTDPKPGGASAGLRLSKNEDAPEPGFYYEKDDGTWAYAGGKDKDTALVFYLFREALGRLDMVLSGFSGRATRLLAKTLAIRGEEFWPPVYEEAGLQIGAYLVQYDNTDTKPSREDLLFNAGGAATIMPLSRDAIAKRMARR